In the genome of Verrucomicrobium sp., the window GATGCCGTGGACCTCGTCGTTGCGGGAGGGGAAGGTGGGCACGCCGCGGAAGAGGAGGCCGCGCGCGTTGTTCAGGCCGATGGCGGTGACGCTGGAGAAAATCTGCGGGCTGCCGGAGAGGCGGATGCTGCCGTCGTGGTCCAGGGTCTCGTTGCTGATGAGGACGACGTCGGCCGGCAGCTGGACGGGGAACTTGTAGGTGAGGGCGGAGCTTTCCGCGTAGGGGTCGATGGCGATGCGGACCCCCGTGGAGGTAATCAGATAAATGAAGGCATGGCCGTAATTGCGGAGGGTCAATGCGGAGGCCGCCGCGGTCTCTTCTTTCTTTTCCGCATGGAGGGAAACGCCGCCCAAGGCCATCGAAATGGCCAAAATGAGCAAAACCCAGGCGCGACGGAACATCTCCCCGCCAGGGTAGGGAAATACTCCTTAAATGGCAACTATTCCCGCCGTTAATTACTTGGTTTTGCGGGAAAGGTCGGGGGCGGCATCGCCGGGGAGAGGGGCCACTTCGCGCGCGCGGCGGAAATCGGCCGGTGGGGCGGCTTCGCAGCGGGCTTTGAGGAGGTCGTAACGGGCCTTCGTCGCGGGATAGCTCAGGATGAATTCCCGGGCGGATCCCTCGAACTTTTCCTGCCGCAGCATGGCGGCGGTGGCGGCAAGGAGCTCCTCGTTGGAGGCGGAGAGGGGCGGGTCAAATCGGACGTCGGGGGAGAACTGCCCGCGCGTCAGGTCGGCGCGGCGGCCGTCCGGCAGGATGTTGAAGAAATGGGAGTCGTGGAAGCCCCGGTCGTCGATCAGGACGTGGGCGATTTCCCCGCCCAGCTTTTCCTGGACCCAGGCGGCGGTGACGGCGCAGTGGCCCGCCGCCGGATTGTCCGGGGTCCAGGTCTCCTTGTAGTAGGTGGTTTCCCGGCACCAGGCCTGGCGCACCTGCGCTTCGACGGCGGCCAGGGAAGAAGCCATGGGGCTTACTTCGTGCGGGACTGCTCGGGGCCGCCCTGTTCCTGCTGAGTGGCGGGGCGCTTGGCCGCTTCCCACGGATTGCCCTGGGGCGGGATGTAGCCGGAGCTTTCCAGGGCGGCGATGACCTTCTCGGAAAAGCGGCGGGCCAGCGGATCGTTCGGCGGATTGAGGTAGGCCTGGACCGTCGGCTCGACGAGGGGGCGGATCTCCGCGTCGCGGCCCGATTCGCGGGCCAGGCGGGTTAGCTTGGCCAGGGAATACTCGGCCACGAAGGTGTCGCGAATGACCTCGGTGCGGGCCTGTTCGGAAGGGGATTTTTTCTCCAAGAGCGACTTGCCGCTGGCGATGGAAACGGCGGCGGTGACGATGGCGGCGGCCAGCTCCTTCGGCTCCTGGAAAGAGACGGTCTGGGCTGCGGCGACCTCTTTCAGCATCTCCTGATCCTGCGCCCCGTTCTTCCCGTAGAGGGGCAGAAGGGGGGTGGGCAGCTTGGTCACGTCGGGCTCCCAAGTCACGGGGAAGGTGGAGAGGTCCAGGTTCATAGTTACGGATTAATTCGGCTATTTAGAGCGGCCCGGGCCGGAAAACACAAAAAGAAATTGGAATCGACCCCCTCCCTGCTGCTAAACAAGACCCTCCCCGCCATGACCGAAACCGCCACCCCTCCCGTCGTCCAGCCCTGGTCCCGCAACAACCCCTTCCTCGCCCTCGTTTCGGAGAACAAACTCCTTTCCAAGGCCGGATCGAACAAGGACACCCGCCACATCGTCGTCGACATTTCCGGCAGCGGCCTGAAATACGGCGTGGGCGATTCCCTGGGCGTCCTGGCGAAGAACCCCGCCGCCCTGGTGGACGAGATCCTGCGCCTGCTCAAGATCGACCCCGCCGCCCCCGTCGCTGGTCCCGCCGGGAACATTCCCGTGCGCGAGGCCCTCATCAAGAACTACATCGTCAACCGCGTGGGCAAGAAATTCGTCAAAGGCCTGGCGGAGCGCCTGCCCGCGGGCGAGAAGAAAGCCGCCCTCGACGCCGTCTGCGCGAATGAGGAGGCGCTGGACGACTACGTCTTCACCCGCGACCTGGTCGACGTCCTCGTCGAGCACCCCGGCGTCACCCTGACGGCGGAGGAGCTAGTCAGCCTGATCAACAAGTCCCTGCCCCGCCTCTACTCCATCGCCTCCTCCGGCACCGTCCATCCGGAGCACGTCCACCTGACGGTGGCCGTCGTCCGCTACCAGACGCATAACCGCTGGAAGACCGGCCTGGCCTCCGGCTACCTGGGCGACCACTGCCCCGTCGGCTCCCGGGAGGTGCCCGTCTACGTCCAGCCGACGAAGCATTTCCACCTGCCCGCCGACGACGCGCCGATCATCATGGTCGGTCCCGGCACCGGCATCGCCCCCTTCCGCGCGTTCCTCCAGGAACGCCGCCACCGCGGGGCCACCGGCCGCAACTGGCTCTTCTTCGGCGACCAGCAGCGCGCCAGCGACTTCCTCTACGAGGAGGAGTTCGAGGATTACAA includes:
- a CDS encoding MBL fold metallo-hydrolase codes for the protein MFRRAWVLLILAISMALGGVSLHAEKKEETAAASALTLRNYGHAFIYLITSTGVRIAIDPYAESSALTYKFPVQLPADVVLISNETLDHDGSIRLSGSPQIFSSVTAIGLNNARGLLFRGVPTFPSRNDEVHGITNAAFTFTLDGIHFCHLGAIGHPLTPTQRAQIGSVDVLFLPVGTPNLNPAELAKIVEDTGARIIIPIAYRTKYSADMKLRSLQEFFAGLPSKPLVKDLKGSAELSLKPADLPEKPTYYLLPVVQMVDEDDAQ
- a CDS encoding sulfite reductase subunit alpha, translated to MESTPSLLLNKTLPAMTETATPPVVQPWSRNNPFLALVSENKLLSKAGSNKDTRHIVVDISGSGLKYGVGDSLGVLAKNPAALVDEILRLLKIDPAAPVAGPAGNIPVREALIKNYIVNRVGKKFVKGLAERLPAGEKKAALDAVCANEEALDDYVFTRDLVDVLVEHPGVTLTAEELVSLINKSLPRLYSIASSGTVHPEHVHLTVAVVRYQTHNRWKTGLASGYLGDHCPVGSREVPVYVQPTKHFHLPADDAPIIMVGPGTGIAPFRAFLQERRHRGATGRNWLFFGDQQRASDFLYEEEFEDYKKDGFLTRLDTAFSRDQEQKVYVQDRMRENGAEMWKWLQEGAYFYVCGDAKRMAKDVHQALISIAAEHGKLPQEEAQAYIETTFAKTEKRYLKDVY